In Longimicrobium sp., the genomic window AGTTGCACTGCGCGACAGAGCAGGAAAAGCTCGACCCCCAACGCGCCTGGGATTTCACGAAGCACCTCCCAGGCGTCTCGCGGAAGCGGCGCAGCGGGCACCCGGTGCGGGCGCTTTCGGCCGACGCGGCCTGCCCTTCCTGTGCGGGAGTCTGGATCTGCCATCGCACACCGGACCGATTGAAAAAAGGCCGAAAGTCTCGGGCCCACTATAGCCGCCGTGTCTAGCTCGCGCCATGGGTCGTGACGCAACAGGACCGCAAGCCTCACACTCTAACTCTGTCAGGGGTCGTTAATTATGTGCACGCACGGGTGCTGATGTGGCAGCCGCACGCCCGAGAGCCAGGGAGCGAGGAGTGGTGGAACGTGCGGGGTGCGGCTGAAGGAATCGCTCGGCATCCGCAGATAAACGTCGTTTTCGGGAAAGCGATTTTAGTCAACGAAGTTATGGGCTCTGACCGTGGGGTATGCGCCACCGGCCGTGGCTACGACAGGCGTGAAGTGGGCGCGTATCGGTCCGGGTCGGTCAAGCCTGATCCCGGAGGTTCGCCATGCCGCAACCCGTCCCACCCTCGGCTCGATTCCATGCGATCTTGCTTGCGATCCCGCTTGTGCTTCTGGGTGCTGCGGGATGCCGGGATTCGATTACCCTTGATCCAACCGCGCAACGCCCGACCGGACCGTCTTGGTGTAGTGCCGTCAAGGTCTTGTTTGCCTTCGAAATTTTCTCCAGGATGGCTCCACAACGTGTGGCGCACACGTTCGCGCGAACGCACCACCCGGTGTTTTCTTTTTTGGATATATCCACCTAACGATCGCGTCGATAAACTCGCCTGCCTCTGTCCTCCGCCTGACACATATTCCCGCCACTCGGCGTCACCCTCGTTCCAAGAACCGTTCGCCGAAGGTCGCGGTATCTGGTAAGCGGCACGATCGACGTGCCGGAGCATCCCAGCCAGAAAGCTATGGAGCCGTGCCTTCCGCATCGCGCATGAACGTCAGCATGCCCCCCGAGATCCGGCAGCTCATCAAGCAGGGGGCGATCAGCACTGCGGCACTCGAACGGGAGAGCGTGGACGACTCCGCGTGGATCGTCCGTGCCGTCTGCGAGAAGCTGGTGCGCGAGTGGGACAGCCTCCACCTCGGCGTCGGGGTGCCCGATCTCGTCCGCGACCTGGCTTCGCGGCCCGCTCCCGCTCGCATCGAGTTCGGCGCTCGGCCGGTCGCGCTGTCCATGGCCGGATGATGACGGCGGTGGCGACCGAGGTGCGCGCGGCCCGTGGCATCGTGGGGGGCGAGGACGATGAGGCCGAGTCTCTCGAATACGAGTACGCCGTCCAGATGCAGCGGATCCTCGGTGCCGAGGTGATGGCCGTGTTCGACCGGCACGGGACGTCGGAACTCTACGCGAACCCGGACGGCAGCGTGTGGTCCGTGGAGCAGGGCCGCGGTCATTCGCCGGCCGGGCTTACGCTGCGGGCGCCGGAGATCGAGGCGTTCCTCAACGTCGCCGCTGCGCGGCTCGGAGAGACCATCACGCCCCAACACCCGCATCTGCAGGGCGAGCTACCGCACCCCGTGTTCGGGGGTGCCCGGCTTCAGGGTGTCGTCCCGCCGATCACCGGGGGGCCGATGTTCAGGGTGCGGAAGCGGCCGAGCGAGGTGATCCCCCTGGAGCGCTACCTCGCGGACGGGGTGATGACGCGGGAGCAGTACGACGCGATCCGCTGGGGAATCTCGCAGGACTACGGGATCGTCGTCGCGGGCCCGACCAGCTCGGGGAAGACCTACCTGCTGAACTCTCTCCTGCGGGAGCAGGCACGGGCCATGGTCTCGCCGAGCGACCCCGTGTTCGTGCTGGAGGACACCGTGGAGGCGCTCAGCGAGGCGCCGAACACCGTGTCGCTCCGCACGACGCCGGAGTGCGACTTCGACATCCTGCTCTTCATCGCCCTCCGCTGCACGCCGAAGTACCTCCACGTCCCGGAGTGTCGGCGGTTCGCCTCCCAGATGCTGGAAATGTGGTCCACCGGCCACCCCGGCTTCTGCACCGTCCACGCGTCCTCCGCGGAGGGTGCGCTGGAGCGGCTCGGCCGCCTTGCGCGGCGGGATACGGGTCGAAACGAGGGCTGGCTGGTCGCCAGCGCGGTCCAGCTAGTCGTCGTGATCAATCCCACGCCGACCGGCCGGCGCGTCACCGAGGTGGCGCAATGCACTGGGTACCGGAAAGGCCGGTACCTGCTCACGAGCCTCTGACGCCAGGGCGCTCGACACCCACTCCACATCAGCGAAAAAGACCCATGCTCCGTCTCAACCGCACCCTGGTGGTGGCCCTCGCGTTCGCCATGCTGATGGCCGCCCTCCTGCCCGCCGATCTGTTGGCGAGCACCACCGTCCCCGAGCCGTTCGGGTTCATCAACGGATTGGCCACGTTCATCCGCCGCGCGGCGGTGCCCACCATCGTGCTCGCGCTGATGATCGGCGCGCTCGCGTGGCTGTTCGCGAAGAACGGCGAGGGGATCGTGCAGTGGGCCGGGAAGGCTTTCGTCGTGCTGGCGATCATCCTTGGCGGCGGGACGCTGCTGGCGACGATCGGGTTCCAGGGCGCGGTCTACTAGCCGTGGCCTCGCGCAGGGACGTCGAGCTGGAGCGGCGGCCGATTCCGGAGCCCATGTACCGGACGCCGCTCTTTCTCGGAATGCCGCAGCACTACCTGATCGTCTGGCTCGCAACACTCGCCTCCAGTGCGGTCGCGATCGGAAGCGGGACGCACTTCCTCCTCGGCCTGGCTGCGTTCGTGTGCGGGATGGCGCTGGTGCATCCCAAGCTCGCGCGCGCGTGCGAGGAGGACGCGCTCGCATTTGACGTGTTCTTCCACTGGCTCCTCCACGAGCACCCGTACTCGGAGCCGCACCCGTCCATCTGGGACGCGCCCGACCGGGTTCGCCCCTCCATCCCTCAGCCCTGACGTGGATCCCTTTTTCGCAGCGGCGTGCTTCGGCGGCGGCATGGCGGCCATGCGCGGGTTCGACGCGGTACGCATTGCCCGCGCGGTTCCGCGCGGGCTCCCCGGCAGCCTCCCGTGGGCATACTTCGTCGCGCCCGGCGTGGTGCAGCTGAAGGACGGCGCGTTCCTCACCGGTTTCCGCTACAGGGGACCGGACACGGCCTCCGCCACCAACGCGGAGCTGAACGCCCTCGCCGCGCAGATCAACCGCGCCATCTACCCGTTCCACGACGAGTGGATGTTCCACTTCGACGCGGTGCGCCGTCGGTCGTTCGAGTACCCCGCGGCGGGAGCGTTTCCCGATCCGACCACCTGGGCGGTGGACGAGGAGCGGCGCCGGGAATACGCCCGCTCGGGCCGGAAGTTCGAGACGGAGTGCGTCGTCTCGCTCACCTACAGGCCGCCGCCGGACACGGCGGCGAAGGTCCGACGCTGGTTCGTTCGCGGCGAGGCTGCGACGACTTCGTGGGACCGGCATCTCCAGCGGTTCATCCAGGATGGCGCGGAACGCCTCACCGACCGTCTCGGCGCGCGGCTGAACCTGGAGCCGATGGGCTCGGACGAGTTCCTCTCGCATCTGCACTTCTGCCTCACCGGCCTGGAGCACCGCGTGCTCGCGCCGCCCGACGCGAGCCATCTGGACTGGGTTCTCGGGAGCCAGGAGTTCGTCCGAGGGACACGGCCGAGGGTGGGCGACAAGCACGTGTACGTGGTCTCGATGTTCGGCTTCGCGCCGGAGTCGTGGTCGGGGATCCTCGACCCCCTGTCGAAGGTGGGCGCCGCCTACCGTTGGAACACGCGGGTGATCCCGCTCGGGTACGGGCCGGCGTCCCGGATCCTCGGGCGCATCCGGGACGCGTGGTTCAAGAACCGGAAGGGCGCGTCGACCCTGACGGCGGGAATGCTTCAGAGCGGCGAGAAGACGGCGCAGCAGGTCGAGGACGACAAGGTCTTCGAGAACGTTCACTCACGCCACGCCGCCGCGCGGCTGAGCGACGTTCTCGGAGCGCTGCAGAGTGGGCGCGGCCGCGCGGCGCTCTACACGTCCACCCTCGTGGTCCACGGGGACACCGACGCCGAGGCGTGCGACGTGGCGCGGCAGCTGATGCACCAGGTGAACGAGCGGGGGTTCACCGCGCGCGTCGAGGGCCTTCATGCCTGCGCGGCGCTTTTCTCGTCGCTCCCGGGCGATGGCTGGCACAACCTCCGCCGGCCCCCGCTGCCGACGGAGAACATCGCCGATCTCCTGCCGGCGACGATGTCGTGGGCGGGGATGCGGCACGTGCCCTCGCCGTTCTTCCCCGTGCGCAGCCCGGCGCTCGCGTACGTGGACACGGACGACGCGACACCGTTCCGGCTGAACCTCTACCACAAGGACGTCGGCCACACCCTGCTCGTCGGCGCAACCGGCGCCGGCAAGAGCACGTTCATGGGCTTCTGCGTCGCTCAGTTCATGCGCTACCCGGACGCTCAGGTGTTCTGGTTCGACAAGGGTTACTCCGCGTTCGTGCTGACCGCCGCGATGGGCGGGCGGCACTACGACATCCGGCCGAAGCCGGACCCGAGGACGGGTCTGCAGTTTCAGCCGTACGCGCTGGTGGATCGGCCGGAGGAGCAGGTCTGGGCCGCCGAGTGGACGGAGATCGCCGTGGCTCTTCAGGGCGTCGAGCCGACGCTCGCGAAGCGCCAGGCCATCCAGCGCGCGCTCAGGGTGCTCGGGGACCGTCCGCGCGAAGAGAGGACGATCCGCGCGTTCGTGATGCACGTGCAGGACCTGGAGATCCGTGCGGCTATGGAGCAGTACACGGGCACCGGTCCCTACGGGTTCCTCCTGGATGGCGCGGAGGACGGGTTCGCAGCCGGTTCCGTGCACACCTTCGAGATGCACCGCCTGATGGCGATGGGCGACCGCATCGTCGTCCCAACCCTTCTGCACCTCTTCCGGCAGATCGAGCTCCGCCTGCGTGCCAACCGGCCCACGTTCATCGCGATCGATGAGGCCTGGGAGGCGCTGATGCGCTCGCTCTTCGCGAGCAAGATCGAGGAGTGGCTGCGGACGATCCGGAAGGCGAACGGCGCGCTGATGCTGGCGACGCAGGACCCGGCCGACGTTGCCAAGTCGGAGCACCGGGACGTGATCCTGTCCAGCTGCCCCACGATGATTTTCCTGCCGAACAAGAACGCGGTGAGCGAGGACATCGCCGAGCTGTACCGCGCATACAGGTTGAACGACCGCGAAGTCGAAATCGTCGCGACGGGCGAGACGAAGCGGGACTACTTCTTCAAAAGCCCCGACGGGAGCCGCCGCTTCGAGCTGAAGCTGGGGCCCGTCGCGCTTGCGTTCCTGGGCTCCCGACCGGGGTCTACGACGGCGGCGACCGTCGAGCGGGCGAAGCGGCTGCAGGCGCAGCACGGGGATGAATGGCCGCGCGTTTGGCTGGAGGAGGTCGGCCTCGAAGCCGAAGGCGCGGAGATGTACCCCGCCACGGCCGCCAAGGCGGCCTGAACCCTTCCGACCAGAAACAGAAAGGCGACCATGATCAGGAAATACGGACAACTGCTCCGCCTGGACCACCTCCGCGGTCCGCACCCCACCGGGTTGCGGACCGCGGTGCTTTTAGGGGTGCCCCACGCGCCCCGGCCGCCCTCGCTGCGCCGCATGCTGTGCGCGTTCGTCCTGGCGGTCACCGCGATCGCGGCCGTTCCAGGGCCTGCGCACGCGATCTTCGGGATCGGCGACGTCGTCTACGATCCGGCGAATCACGCGAATTCGATCCTCCGGTACGGCCAGCTCATCCTCCAGGCCAACCAGATGGCCCGCCAGGTGGTCGTGGCGACCCGCCAGGCGAACCACGTCATCCAGCAGGCCCGGGGCTTCAGCATCGGCAGCCTCCGCATCCCCTCACTCGGCAGCGTTCTCGATCGGATCGACGGACGGTACGGCGCCGGGGAGAGCCTGGGCTACGGGAACAGCCAGGTCGACCGGCTCTTCCGGAGAACGTTCCCGCGTGTCGCGGAATGGAATCACCGTGCAGCGGGCGACCAGGCGGCGGCTGCTCGGGAAGCCGCGTACAACGTGCTGCTGAGTGCGCGCGACCACCATCTCCAGCTCGACCAGTCGCAGCGGCGGCTGGACGACCTGAAGCTCCAGCTCACCACCGCGAGCACGGACCGCGAGGTCGCCCAGATCCAGAACCGGATCGCGGCGGAGCAGCTCGACCAGCAGCTCCTCCAGCGGAACATGGAGATGGGCACCGCCAACATGCAGGCGGTGGACGTCGCGCTGCGCGCGGACCAGGCGGCGCGCACGGCGATGGAGGACACGGCCGGCGCGGTCTATTCGGCGTACCAGCAGAGCGTCCACGCGGCGGCGGAGCACCGTGTGCGAGCCCGCGAGGACAGTATCCAGCGGGCGCGGGCGGGGCGCCAGCGCACGACGGCGCGGCCGTAGGGATGGCCTCCACGCTCCGCAGACGGGCGGTGGGTGCCGGCCGCGTCCTCCGGGCGCGGCCGGTGCTTGGCGTCGCGATAGGCGTCGGCGTCCTGGTGGTGCTCGCCAGCCTACTCCCCGGGGAACTGGCGGCGCAGGCATCGCGAGTCCGGAACACCGACCTGGAGGCGATCTTCCGCGCCCGCCAGCAGCAGTGGGTGCAGAACGCCCAGAACGCGCTCCTCGGTCTCTTCGGCGGGCTGCTGGTGCTCGAGATCTCCTATTCCAGCATCAAGTGGCAGAAGGACCGGCTTGGGGTCGACCAGATCCTCTACTCCTTCCTGTGGAAGGTCGGGGCGGTCGCCGTGATGATGCTGTTCTTCCGCTTCCCCCACCTGACGACGGAGCGCGTGATCGATGCGTTCGCGCACCTGGGAGGAATGGTGGCGGGGCGGGAAGGCATGGCGCTCACGCCCACGGAGATCGTGACACAGGGCGGTGAAATCGCGCAGCGCGTGGCGGATCAGCTCCACGTGGAGCAGGGGATGCCGCTGCAGCCACCGGAAGATCAGGGGCTGTTCACCCGCTTCTCCAGCTGGGTGAACGGGGTCTACAACGCGTTCGGCATCGGGCTGGTCAACGCGATGTTCTCCATGCTGTTCTCGGCCCTCGTGGTGCTGCTCGTCGTCCTCGTCGTGCTGGTCGCGTACTTGGTGATCGCCCTTCAGCTGCTGCTCGTGAAGCTGGAGGCGATCCTGGTGCTGAGCACGGGGATCGTGTTCATTCCGTTCGGCTCGTTCCGCCTCACCGCAGGGCTCGCCGAGGGATACTTCAAGTACGCGTTCGAGGTTGCCGTCCGGTTCTTCTTCCTGCAGGTGATCGCCGGGGTCGGATACGACCTTTTCGATGCGCTGTACGAGCTCTCGAAAGGTCTCCTGAAACACGACGCGTCTCGGGGGGAGATGCACTGGGTGCTGAACCCGCCGTTCCTGGACTGGCAGGTCGCGATCGCACTGGTGTTCGCGGCCGTGGCGTTCGGATACCTGGCGTGGAAGATCCCCGGCACGGCAGGGCGGCGCATCTCCTCCGAGGTGCGGATCGGTCTTGCGGACGGGCTCCGCGGGAACTGACCTGCGCCCGCGAGCGAAAGACTCCTTCGATGACGGCCGGTGGCCCGCTGGCGAGCCCCCGGCCGTTCAGCGCTTCAAGAACCGTTCGGCGACCGTCACGGTATCTCGCCAGAGTAAGGTAGCGCGTCCTCCAGCCGTAGCCGCCCCCCCAAGGCGGCACCCACACGCCCTCTACCCGAATTCACGTGTCGCTTTTCAGGAGTCGCGGAAGATCCTCAACGCCGGTGCGCGGGGGCGAAGGCGAGCAGGGGCCGTACCGTTCGCGGTACGACATCGCACGCGAAGGTTACGAGATGCGCGTGTCCCAGCTCGCGCGCGCGCTGGACCAGTCGAGCCTGAAAAATTACCTGTCGGCCCTCGGCAACATCGTCCTCGGCATCGGGATCGTGATGATCGCCCTGCGCGGCGGCGTGCGGCCGATCTTCATCCCCTACGACCAGTTCGGACGGGTGATTCAGTATGAGGATCTAAGCCGTTTCAAAGAGCCCTCACGCGCTACCGTCGAGTCAGAGCTAGGGGAGTGGCTCGTGAACGTGCGCGGGATCTACTTCGGTGATCCGGTCGCGCAGATGGATCGAGCCCGGTCGGCAAAATGGTTCCTCACTCCGGCGGCCGAGGAGTGGCTGAAGCAGTATTACGACGCTCCCAACCGAAATCCCCGCCAACTCCTGAGCGAGCTTTCACGGACGGTGGAGCTCGTGAGCATCTCCAAGGATCCGGACCGCCCGCTGTGGTATCTCCAGTGGCGTGAACTCGACACTGCGGCGGGTGGGGGCGCGGTCGAGTCGATCTGGCAGGCAACTCTCAAGATTGACTTCGTCCCCGGGCGAACGGAGGAAGCCGTGTGGGCGAATCCCGCGGGCATCCGGATCTCCGCGATCGAATGGAACCGCCTGCGCGAGCGAACCACTACCCCCGCCTCCGCTGCACCCCCGCCGCCGCCGGCCACGCCGATCCCGTCGCCGGTCGATTCGACTGCGGCCGGCGGGTGATCAATCAACTACCACGACCAAGCTTCCAGACGGCTCCGCTCCTCGCAGGGAAAGTTGTCGCACGTACAACGGCGGCGGCTTCTTGGGCTTAATCCTCCCCAGTTTAGCAGCCTCTATTTACTTTACACATTTCCTCCCGTGAAAGTGCACTAGGTTGATGCACCGCACGTGGCCTGAGTCAAATCCCTCTCTCGCTTGATGTGGTCACAGTGCGTCCGGGATTGCAGCAGCACCGCCCTTTGCGACCAGAGCCCCATCAACTCGCCCATCGCGTCGGTCCATTCCGCTTCGGATGGAAACGCCGCTTTCCCGAGTACCTGATCCACCCGGCATGCCTCGTTCACCAGCGCAAGCGCGGCGAACATGGTTTGTGAGATCGGGATGTGCGTTCTCGTGAAATGGCGGGACGCCGTAGACTCGAGGGCGTAAAGCACGGCGCGCGTGCCCGCTTTTTGTCGAGTGCGCCGCACGAGCTTCCAGTGGTCGGGCACCGTCACGTCCAACGGAAGCACGAGGTCGTACCGCTCGTCAATCCTCTGTTTGCGTACGATGAAATTGCCGACGACGAGCACGTCAAGGTCCGTCGTCAAAAAGCATGTGACGGCGTCATTCACGGAGTCGACGATCGGCTCCACGTCATTGTTGAACGACGTGTTGAGCACGGCGGGCACGCCCGTGAGGGTCTGGAACTCGCTGATAAGGCGCCAATACAGCGGGTCGATTTCCCGGGAGACCGTCTGGACACGGGCCGAACCGTCCACGTGGGTCACCGCCGCCAGACGCGCGCGAGCTGAAGGTTTCACCTGAAGCGTGAACGTCATGAACGACAGGTTGGCCCGGCTTCCCGGCAATTCAATCAGACCTTCGACCTCTTCCGCGAGGATGGAGGGAGCGAATGGTCGGTACGCTTCCCGGCGCTTGATCATGCGATTGATGCGCCTGCTGTTCTCCGGCGGTCGGGGATCCGCCAGGATGCTGCGGTGGCCCAACGCCCGCGGTCCAAATTCCGCACGCCCCTGCACCCATCCGATGACGAGGCCGTCGGCCAACAGGCGAGCCGCCTTGCGAGGAACATCGGGGTGCCGGCTGATGTCCAGCAGCGCACCCCATCCCTGGAGTGTCTCCTCGACTTTCAGGTCGTCGCCAACCTCGGCGCCAAAGAAGATGTGGGCGAGCGGCGCGCGTATGGGATCACCCTGAGTGGACTCGTGCGCGGCCATCGCCGCACCAAGCGCTCCACCTGCATCGTGCGCTGCGGGCTGCACGAATATGGAGGCAAAGCCTCCTTCGCGGAGCAGCCGCCCGTTGAGCGTGCAGTTGTGCCCCACGCCTCCCGCGAGGCAGAGGTTGGCTTGATGGCTGCGCTCGCGGTGATGCGAAAGAACGTGCAGCACGATGGTTTCGAGTGCACCCTGAAGGCCGGCCGCGAAATCTTTGTGCAACCGGGTGAACGACTCACCTCTTCGCCGCGCGAGCCTGAGGAGCCCACTGTCCACCATCGCGCTCCAGCGGTCCACACGGCTGGCGAGCTCGAACTCTCCGGCAGGGAGCAGCCGGTACATCGACGTGAAGAGATCCTTGAAACGCTCAGCGTCGCCGTATGGAGCCAGTCCCATGACCTTATATTCATCGAACCGGTTGTATCCGAGAAACCGGATCATGTCCGAATACAGGTTGCCGAGCGAGAGCTCGACTGGGTATTCCCGGATCGTCTCTATCCCGTTCATGTCACCAACACCGATCATCCCCGACAAATTGTCGCCCGAGCCGTCGAGGGACACCACAAGGCTTTCATGAAACCCCGAGTGCCTGAACGCGCTCCACAGGTGTGCGCGATGGTGATTGCAGAAGAACAAGCGCGCGGATACGTCTACGCCGAACTCCCGGTCGAAGATGTCACAGATCACCTCGCGTACGCTGTACGCCTGTTGGCCGGGATCCTCGAGAAACGCGTTGACCGACGGCAGACCCGCGTCCGCTGGAAAGACCTGCCGCGTCCGCTCTTCGAAATTCAACGCGATCAGGTCGACCGATCGGAGATCCACGCCCCCGATCTCCAGACACCGCCGGATCGCGTGGGCGGGAAAACAATTCGAGTGCTTGATCCGGTTCAGGCGCTCTTCCTCGACCGCGCTTACCACGACACCATCCCTGAGCAGCACGGCGGCGCCGTCGTGGGTGGACCACCCGGGTGCCGCATCTTGGTCGCTGCGCAGGATTCCCCCATGCCAGCCGAGTATTAACATTGCTTTATATTCTCCTCAAAACCGAGCTGCGGGACGTATGATGACGGGGTTCCGGCCTCAATCGTAAAGATCGCGCACGTCGGTCAGGGTAAGGACATCCGCGAGGTCGTCCAGCAGCACGACGTCCATCTCCATCGCGGGTTGCCGAAGCGATGCGAAATCGATGAGCCCACGCTGCCTGAGGATTTCCTTCCGGATTGCGAGACCGATCTTTGGCTGTCCCTCGAATACGAGGAGCGGGAGATACTTGGCATAGACCGCCGCCGCTCCGGCCCGGTCGTGGGCATTCCAGCTTCGCAGGATCTCGAGCAGGATCTCGGGATAGGCGAAACCGGTCATCGTGCCGCTCGCGCCACGCCGCAGTTCATCGAGGAAGTAGACCCCGCCCATTCCGCCTAGAATGGTCCTGCCCTCGTCGAGAAGCTCGCGCGTCTGGTGGATCCGCCACGGTGTTGGAACACTCTCGAGCTTGATCGTGCAGATCTGGGGAACCGCCCGGAGCAACTCCGCCATTTCGGCCGGCGTCAGGTGGACCCCCGAGGCCTCGGGATAGTCCTGAAGCACGATGCTGATCCCAATGGCATCTGCAACGCGACGAAAACAGTCCACGAGTGGCGAGCCCCCCTGTATGCCGCGCGGCGGCGCGATCATGACGCTCGCGGCTCCCGCCGCCTCGGCGGCGACGGAGGCGGCAACTGTCACGTCGAGTTGCATGCTGGAGGTACCCACCACGACGGGTACGCGTCCCCGCGCGACATCCAACGCCACCGATACGATGAGGGCACGCTCGTCGGTCGATAGCTTGGGCGCTTCGCCGGCGACTCCCAAGACGGTCACGCCATCGACCCCCGTCTCAATCGTCGAATCGAGCAAGCGGCGCAGGCTTCCCTCGTCAACCCGACCACGTTCGTCGAACGGAGTGATAATGATGCTGTATATACCCGACAGGCCCTGCACCATAGAAATATCCATGTAAAGGGATCTCCTGGGTTACGCCGCCGCGCGGTGCCGAGCGAGGCTGCTGATTCGTGGATGTGCTCTTAACGGCCGCGTCCGACAACGAGTGCGGGGGGGAAGCTTACCGAGTATTTGAGCTGTTCCGTGGAAAGGTCGATGATTTCCTGCAGTCGCTTGGAAGGAAGGCGGTAGATCACCTGCACGTCTGTCGTCTCTACGACCTCGGTATCGTCGAAGATGGTGAAGTTGCGATCGAGTCGCCGCGTAGGAGTCACCGTGTCCGTCTGAAGGTCCTCGAGCCAGATGATCCGCACCTCGATTCCTGCCTCCGCCTGCTCTTCGAGAATACTGGTACAGTCCGAGTTCCACACTCCGCCGGGGTCGATCACTTGGACGCGGGTCAACAAAAAGGTACGCACG contains:
- a CDS encoding type IV secretion system protein yields the protein MPHAPRPPSLRRMLCAFVLAVTAIAAVPGPAHAIFGIGDVVYDPANHANSILRYGQLILQANQMARQVVVATRQANHVIQQARGFSIGSLRIPSLGSVLDRIDGRYGAGESLGYGNSQVDRLFRRTFPRVAEWNHRAAGDQAAAAREAAYNVLLSARDHHLQLDQSQRRLDDLKLQLTTASTDREVAQIQNRIAAEQLDQQLLQRNMEMGTANMQAVDVALRADQAARTAMEDTAGAVYSAYQQSVHAAAEHRVRAREDSIQRARAGRQRTTARP
- a CDS encoding dihydrodipicolinate synthase family protein; its protein translation is MDISMVQGLSGIYSIIITPFDERGRVDEGSLRRLLDSTIETGVDGVTVLGVAGEAPKLSTDERALIVSVALDVARGRVPVVVGTSSMQLDVTVAASVAAEAAGAASVMIAPPRGIQGGSPLVDCFRRVADAIGISIVLQDYPEASGVHLTPAEMAELLRAVPQICTIKLESVPTPWRIHQTRELLDEGRTILGGMGGVYFLDELRRGASGTMTGFAYPEILLEILRSWNAHDRAGAAAVYAKYLPLLVFEGQPKIGLAIRKEILRQRGLIDFASLRQPAMEMDVVLLDDLADVLTLTDVRDLYD
- a CDS encoding ATPase, T2SS/T4P/T4SS family — its product is MMTAVATEVRAARGIVGGEDDEAESLEYEYAVQMQRILGAEVMAVFDRHGTSELYANPDGSVWSVEQGRGHSPAGLTLRAPEIEAFLNVAAARLGETITPQHPHLQGELPHPVFGGARLQGVVPPITGGPMFRVRKRPSEVIPLERYLADGVMTREQYDAIRWGISQDYGIVVAGPTSSGKTYLLNSLLREQARAMVSPSDPVFVLEDTVEALSEAPNTVSLRTTPECDFDILLFIALRCTPKYLHVPECRRFASQMLEMWSTGHPGFCTVHASSAEGALERLGRLARRDTGRNEGWLVASAVQLVVVINPTPTGRRVTEVAQCTGYRKGRYLLTSL
- a CDS encoding type IV secretion system protein, translated to MSQLARALDQSSLKNYLSALGNIVLGIGIVMIALRGGVRPIFIPYDQFGRVIQYEDLSRFKEPSRATVESELGEWLVNVRGIYFGDPVAQMDRARSAKWFLTPAAEEWLKQYYDAPNRNPRQLLSELSRTVELVSISKDPDRPLWYLQWRELDTAAGGGAVESIWQATLKIDFVPGRTEEAVWANPAGIRISAIEWNRLRERTTTPASAAPPPPPATPIPSPVDSTAAGG
- a CDS encoding type IV secretion system protein, whose product is MASTLRRRAVGAGRVLRARPVLGVAIGVGVLVVLASLLPGELAAQASRVRNTDLEAIFRARQQQWVQNAQNALLGLFGGLLVLEISYSSIKWQKDRLGVDQILYSFLWKVGAVAVMMLFFRFPHLTTERVIDAFAHLGGMVAGREGMALTPTEIVTQGGEIAQRVADQLHVEQGMPLQPPEDQGLFTRFSSWVNGVYNAFGIGLVNAMFSMLFSALVVLLVVLVVLVAYLVIALQLLLVKLEAILVLSTGIVFIPFGSFRLTAGLAEGYFKYAFEVAVRFFFLQVIAGVGYDLFDALYELSKGLLKHDASRGEMHWVLNPPFLDWQVAIALVFAAVAFGYLAWKIPGTAGRRISSEVRIGLADGLRGN
- a CDS encoding carbamoyltransferase C-terminal domain-containing protein, with product MLILGWHGGILRSDQDAAPGWSTHDGAAVLLRDGVVVSAVEEERLNRIKHSNCFPAHAIRRCLEIGGVDLRSVDLIALNFEERTRQVFPADAGLPSVNAFLEDPGQQAYSVREVICDIFDREFGVDVSARLFFCNHHRAHLWSAFRHSGFHESLVVSLDGSGDNLSGMIGVGDMNGIETIREYPVELSLGNLYSDMIRFLGYNRFDEYKVMGLAPYGDAERFKDLFTSMYRLLPAGEFELASRVDRWSAMVDSGLLRLARRRGESFTRLHKDFAAGLQGALETIVLHVLSHHRERSHQANLCLAGGVGHNCTLNGRLLREGGFASIFVQPAAHDAGGALGAAMAAHESTQGDPIRAPLAHIFFGAEVGDDLKVEETLQGWGALLDISRHPDVPRKAARLLADGLVIGWVQGRAEFGPRALGHRSILADPRPPENSRRINRMIKRREAYRPFAPSILAEEVEGLIELPGSRANLSFMTFTLQVKPSARARLAAVTHVDGSARVQTVSREIDPLYWRLISEFQTLTGVPAVLNTSFNNDVEPIVDSVNDAVTCFLTTDLDVLVVGNFIVRKQRIDERYDLVLPLDVTVPDHWKLVRRTRQKAGTRAVLYALESTASRHFTRTHIPISQTMFAALALVNEACRVDQVLGKAAFPSEAEWTDAMGELMGLWSQRAVLLQSRTHCDHIKRERDLTQATCGAST